The segment ATTTCCCCCCGGATTGTCTTGCAGAGCTAGTGATATGTAGCAAACGGATTTTCCATGCAATCAATATCGAAAATTACAGACAAGTTAAGATGTCGCGTGAAGAAATTTCCGAAGCACCGGAAAACAATTATGCTTGCAGTGTGTTGAGCTTATTTTTCCTGACTCTTTGCGATTCGAAGTGCCTGCGATCCGAGCACAACGATGATGGCGATGACAATCGCGGCAATTAACAAAAATCTGAAGAAATTACCAAACGTCATTGGCTCATCTTCCGCCTCCTTCGCCACTTTCGGAGCAGGAGGTTTCACAGCAGTTTTCTTAGGTGGCCCCTCGAGATTTTCTCCACTCGCTACTGTCCTACGAGTGTTTTCTTGACGTTCTTTTTTCTTTTTTTCTTCTTCAGTTAGTCCGGTAATCGGCACATATGTTCGCTTCCCATCTTTTGTGACACCATCTTGGGAATAGGAATCCTTGCGATTATAAAACTTACTGCCATTCTCAATTGGAATGTCTGTCACTTTGTCATTTGCACCGCCACCAGATTCGGTTGCAGTTTTCTTTTTCATCGAGGCAATCAAAAGATTGTTTCGTGAGTTTGTTGCCGAAGATGGCGAAACGCCACCACCTCCGCCGCCACCGCCGCTACCAGAACTTTCATAGCTGCTGGGGTCAGACTTTGTTGCCGTGTTAGTGCCTTGAGAGTCGTACTTAGATGGCCGCCCGCTTGCCAAAGTGGCCGCCTCGAATTTGGAATCGCAACCTTCGTCAGACAAGAGTGCTTCCGAATCTGGGTTACCTAAACTTGGTAGCTCCCCTGTCTCCAGCAAACAAGCAACGTAATCGCCCATATAACTTTTTACGAAGCTCTGGAAAGGACGGAAGATCTGATAAACGACCGCTAAGAGTATGGAAACCGTCACGACGAGAAGAAGAACGTACTCCACCAACGCCTGCCCTCGGCTGTGGAATAATCTGGACTGCTTTTTATATTTCTGCACTATGTCTGAGAGGGCCATTTAGGTAATAATATATCATATGAATACACCCCTAGTTTACAAAAGCTTGATAAGACTAGCCTTTGTTGCGGTCGCCGTCTCAATTCAAATCACAGCATGGGCCGCGAACACCGCCAAAAGCCCAGCCCCTGCCGCATCTCCGGCAATGGCTCCAGAAGCTAATTTGCTGGCGACGGCTGAAGCCGCTTTTAAGAAGGGTGAGTACGACAAGGTCACCGACTTATTGTGGAAAAATATCGATAAGCTTGAGCGAAAAGAGCTCCTGCTTCTCGCCGTGGCCCACGAGAAAAAGAAAGAGCCGAATAACATTCTGAAGGTGACAAACATCCTGACCGGCAAGAATCCAAAAGACTACGAGGCATTCTACCTCTCTGGAAGCGCCTATCTTATGATGAATAAGAAGGACAGCGACGCTCTGGAGGCTTTAAAAACGTCTCTCGAGATCAATCCAAAATATCAGCCGGCCTACGAAAAACTCGCTGAAATGTACGAGAAAAAGAAGAACAACTACGAGCTTCGGATTTTGTACCAAGATATGCTCGTGAATATCGGCCGTAAGGCAGAATTTCTTACAAAGTTGTGCGATATAAACACCAAAGACAATCAAGAAGACCAAGCACTGTCCGATTGTAAGGAAGCCATTCAAAAAGACCCTAAAATCGCCGACAACTACGTTAATTTAGGCGTGACCCAGTTGCATGCTGGTGACACTGACGAGGCCAAGAAGACCCTTAAATCGGCTGCAGACGCGCATTCTAAGTCTGAACTCGCGCAGTACACTTACGCGAACCTCATCGAAACTCAGAAGAACTATCTCGAAGCCAGCAAGTACTATCAAGCTTGCACGGTTGCTGACGCAAAATCCTCGCGTTGCTGGTTGGGTTACGCAAAGTCTTCATTTGAAATTCACAAGTATGATGTGGCTTTGGATGCTTACAAAAAAGCCTGCAAGCTCGACAATAAGACCGCAGTGAGTTTTAGAAAAGCCACCACGGCCCTAAGAAATACAAAAGAGGCCACTTGGACGAAGCAGTTTGAGACTGCTTCTGAAGCCTGCTCGGGATATTAATTACTGAGGTACGATCTCACCGATGAGGTCGTATTCCATGCTGTCAGTAACAAGGACTTTCACCATGTCGCCGACTTTCGCTTCGCCGTCGTTAATCAAAACAAC is part of the Bdellovibrionales bacterium genome and harbors:
- a CDS encoding tetratricopeptide repeat protein — encoded protein: MNTPLVYKSLIRLAFVAVAVSIQITAWAANTAKSPAPAASPAMAPEANLLATAEAAFKKGEYDKVTDLLWKNIDKLERKELLLLAVAHEKKKEPNNILKVTNILTGKNPKDYEAFYLSGSAYLMMNKKDSDALEALKTSLEINPKYQPAYEKLAEMYEKKKNNYELRILYQDMLVNIGRKAEFLTKLCDINTKDNQEDQALSDCKEAIQKDPKIADNYVNLGVTQLHAGDTDEAKKTLKSAADAHSKSELAQYTYANLIETQKNYLEASKYYQACTVADAKSSRCWLGYAKSSFEIHKYDVALDAYKKACKLDNKTAVSFRKATTALRNTKEATWTKQFETASEACSGY